A genomic window from Streptococcus sanguinis includes:
- a CDS encoding ECF transporter S component yields the protein MRNNQVKKLVFLAFITALSVVLGNFMKIPTPTGFLTLLDAGIYFTAFYFGRKEAAIVGGLSGFLVDMIAGYPQWMIFSLICHGLQGFFAGFEGKKRYLGLVLAAVAMVGGYALFDSIMNGVGAGLAGILGNFMQNAFGLAVGFALYKAFPESLKKTVTVK from the coding sequence ATGAGAAATAATCAAGTTAAAAAATTAGTGTTCTTAGCTTTCATCACAGCTCTATCTGTGGTTTTGGGGAATTTTATGAAAATCCCAACTCCGACAGGATTTTTGACACTATTGGATGCAGGGATTTATTTTACAGCCTTCTACTTTGGCCGCAAGGAAGCGGCTATTGTTGGAGGACTTTCAGGCTTTTTGGTTGATATGATTGCCGGCTATCCTCAGTGGATGATTTTCAGTCTGATTTGCCACGGGCTTCAAGGTTTCTTTGCTGGCTTTGAGGGCAAGAAACGCTACCTTGGGCTGGTCTTGGCCGCAGTGGCTATGGTCGGTGGCTACGCCCTCTTTGACAGTATCATGAATGGTGTCGGAGCAGGCCTAGCTGGAATCTTGGGCAATTTTATGCAGAATGCATTTGGTTTAGCAGTCGGTTTTGCCCTTTACAAAGCTTTCCCGGAGAGTTTGAAAAAGACAGTCACAGTGAAATAA
- a CDS encoding 4-methyl-5(B-hydroxyethyl)-thiazole monophosphate biosynthesis protein, with amino-acid sequence MKKVLCLIYPNFSLYEVVSLTSTLALSFGVEVDYAGSDRNVITSEDGLPCQPTRTLDEVVIEDYSCVIFPGMINISPALHDEKLISFLRSLKQQEILIAAISSAPILLAKAGLLNDTRFTGGIWQNFFDYFEFLPRRNFKAQAVLQDKNIITAVGFAHQAFARKVLLSLGLVDNADNYFKERNQYSEEDLIFTLSEEEFAEMEHEFENTL; translated from the coding sequence ATGAAGAAAGTGCTCTGTTTAATTTATCCTAATTTTTCACTTTATGAAGTAGTTAGTCTGACCAGTACTTTAGCCCTATCTTTTGGTGTTGAGGTTGATTATGCTGGTTCAGATAGAAATGTTATAACGTCGGAAGATGGACTTCCCTGTCAACCTACTAGAACATTGGATGAAGTGGTCATCGAAGACTATTCTTGTGTTATTTTTCCGGGAATGATAAACATTTCTCCTGCTCTGCATGATGAAAAATTAATTTCTTTCCTAAGAAGTTTGAAGCAGCAAGAGATTTTAATTGCAGCTATTTCCTCAGCACCCATTTTATTGGCGAAAGCAGGTTTGTTGAACGATACGAGATTTACTGGTGGGATTTGGCAAAACTTTTTTGACTACTTTGAATTTCTTCCTAGGAGAAATTTCAAAGCTCAAGCTGTTCTGCAAGATAAAAACATCATTACAGCTGTTGGCTTTGCACATCAAGCGTTTGCGAGAAAAGTGCTTCTTAGTCTAGGTTTGGTAGATAATGCTGACAACTATTTTAAAGAACGGAATCAGTATTCGGAAGAGGACTTGATATTCACTTTATCAGAAGAAGAGTTTGCTGAAATGGAGCATGAATTTGAAAATACCCTCTGA
- the dnaJ gene encoding molecular chaperone DnaJ, with translation MNNTEYYDRLGVSKNASQDEIKRAYRKLSKKYHPDINKEAGAEDKYKEVQEAYETLSDEQKRAAYDQYGAAGANGGFGGGAGGFGGFDGSGFGGFEDIFSSFFGGGASRNPNAPRQGDDLQYRVNLRFEEAIFGAEKEIKYNREATCHTCAGSGAKPGTSPVTCGRCHGSGVINVDTQTPLGMMRRQVTCDVCHGRGKEIKSPCETCHGTGHEKQAHSVKVKIPAGVETGQQVRLSGQGEAGFNGGPYGDLYVVVQVEPSDKFERDGSTIYYKLNLNFVQAALGDSVDIPTVHGDVELNIPEGTQTGKRFRLRGKGAPSLRGGSMGDQYVTVNVVTPTGLNDRQKAALKEFAEAGNISVNPKKKGFFDKMKDALEDL, from the coding sequence ATGAACAATACAGAATATTATGACCGTTTAGGTGTCTCTAAGAATGCTTCTCAGGATGAGATCAAGAGAGCCTATCGGAAATTATCTAAAAAGTACCACCCCGATATTAATAAGGAAGCTGGGGCAGAGGACAAATATAAAGAAGTCCAAGAGGCTTATGAAACGCTGAGCGACGAGCAAAAGCGGGCAGCCTATGATCAATATGGCGCAGCGGGAGCTAATGGTGGCTTTGGCGGCGGTGCAGGCGGATTCGGTGGTTTTGATGGCTCCGGCTTTGGTGGCTTCGAAGATATCTTCTCTAGCTTCTTTGGTGGCGGTGCTTCGCGTAATCCTAATGCTCCGCGCCAAGGGGACGATCTTCAGTATCGTGTGAATCTCCGCTTTGAAGAAGCAATTTTCGGAGCTGAGAAGGAAATCAAGTATAACCGTGAAGCGACTTGTCATACCTGTGCTGGGTCTGGTGCCAAGCCAGGGACTAGTCCTGTTACCTGTGGCCGCTGTCATGGCTCAGGTGTCATCAATGTTGATACCCAGACACCACTTGGCATGATGCGTCGGCAAGTTACCTGTGATGTCTGTCACGGCCGAGGAAAAGAAATCAAAAGTCCTTGTGAAACCTGTCACGGAACGGGGCATGAAAAGCAGGCTCACAGCGTTAAGGTGAAAATCCCTGCTGGTGTGGAAACTGGTCAGCAGGTCCGTCTGTCTGGTCAAGGTGAAGCAGGCTTTAATGGTGGTCCTTATGGTGACCTTTATGTCGTGGTCCAAGTTGAGCCGAGTGACAAGTTTGAGCGAGATGGCTCTACCATTTACTACAAGCTCAATCTCAACTTTGTCCAAGCAGCTCTTGGTGATAGCGTGGATATTCCAACTGTTCACGGGGATGTCGAGCTGAATATCCCAGAAGGAACACAGACTGGCAAACGATTCCGTCTGCGTGGTAAGGGAGCACCGAGTCTGCGCGGTGGAAGCATGGGTGACCAGTATGTTACAGTCAATGTTGTGACGCCGACTGGCCTCAACGACCGTCAAAAAGCTGCCCTCAAAGAATTTGCGGAAGCTGGCAATATCTCGGTCAATCCTAAGAAAAAAGGCTTCTTCGACAAAATGAAAGATGCCTTGGAAGATTTGTAA
- a CDS encoding YSIRK-type signal peptide-containing protein, giving the protein MKHCEKVQERIQKYSIRKLSVGVGSVAIAALIFGSSLSSSTVAADEVGGGATARYTYVEEQELTEQEKGLIKQGLPENLQTGENYYLIYRKQDGQTVLPSTGNNGQPLLSLFAGTAILAVLVFSRKKSGKLLGVLLLGTLGQTLLQSPQAFALENRELLSHNRQVAVSSTVSEADLTIAGYDYIGYFTASDFRTLTGSKPASLSAGQEAQGQAELSEVAKEDSDSIDRAAQAGLLYQLNPAANDSGQSGKFPAPQPSNPTTETEKGESLQEPALPEYSGSVNGQSTVQAENPSYTISEGTAGDIALVEPALPEYTGGVNGESLVQADNPVYDAPVATVSDVAPVEPALPEYSGGVNGESAVQAENPVYTAPISVVSDTAPVEPALPEYTGGVNGESEVQADNPVYDAPVGTAGDIAPVQPALPEYTSGVNGESTVQPELPSLHTDIKLETIEPQVVHKTDDSKYLDEETTVEGTPGQKEIVTSYETLDGNRISEPRTTERILHEAVDTVVTRGSKARINKEELSKQLALAAAVDPAVYTNQSYQQLQAIKNMAATVYQTSSSQDEVDAGVNQLKQALADLLALKAAPTLTVSAVKKDELQKSVQVQYQLTDRDQAFTNAHVRLKKDGQLIAEQNLAAGQLAANFTGLDYYTPYKIETTLSYDLGNGPESQELAQETVQLDLKKVELKSITNVALMKVENGQTKLMPTLAEKPANLDQYYLHFTSDQFKDTVLPVTSIEEVVVDNQPVFKIQAQLPDLLQRSATGLQNSFDFYLEKAKKREGNVYYDFQDLLDGIKENPSGTFILGRSISAKLIDKPANSKSYLPGEFKGQLLGGQNGERHAILDLAHPLFDTITGGTVKDIDFKRVNMVYPDSQAGDTIATIAARLKNNGVIENVNVQGYLEGRDHIAGLVNNIEGQSRVENVSFKGRIKSKGGNSVTGGIAGTNAMSLVKRAYVEADIWVKSGQNAGMLVAQNFTDYSGRGWGNWGRLMQSVAKGKLEDAGSRNSAGIAASIWPYGTINDTVSYATVVNGKELFSSDNEITDAWMGQKLQNLFGVQGQSSGTKTGKDAKFRRLTEAEAEQKLKSYRITALEQTSANEVTTEKLNAAILRTSAFQDKPGYKAENEQLYQNLERFMPFYNQEFLIHEANKLVDAGKAGDLLTKKVLSVQALKGNQFVAGGTDADKILVHFADGSKTIYNLQNQARFEQTALPEYQIVELGTVYTPNHSTAVKEDLLTQLTESLRSFELYSDEVYRSVGLPNDNDRVNKVKRLFLDESLAEVKANLQDMLGKLLANEWTRFHADNPAANEALKAKIEENKTAIMLGLTYLNRYYDLKFGDYNLKELVLFKPDFYGEKVPLLDRLIKIGRSTENQLKGADNVNMFARQLKAESKSSDLVAYLDYNRRLLTNFADMDSWFKDATRGFIQFEERQSEVEEIKTAKYRVFDNLNSEYFSNYILPLLTLKNTRLAILSNYSTMAFVNRDKRRSWSDERFNARIKEVATQHRNHVDTWYKLLSDDIKSRMVKQNVTAVWDGFDVEGRGWIDVNGNDNKGNPYAPSREFFNLVGGRAGGWYKSNGYGAHAAGSIRVNFEAFDLLTEYGVSVFTHELTHVNDGYIYLGGHGRRQGIGPEGYAQGMLQSPVPGQPGWGALGLNMAFNRPNDGSLIFNSSPSLFKNRADIDHYMKGYNDTLMLLDYLEGQAVVAKGNEAAAKWFKKVEPKVVDARTQYDVVRELTAEEKANMSVSSVDDLVDQGLLSNRAVDNRTYNPADYDSSYIAIDFMTGIYGGGQNNTGAPGALMFKHNTFRIWGYYGYEKGFISYASNKHRKTANEQGVTGLSDNFIIKQISEGKFETMEAFKKAYFRKVVDKAQTSGIKPVTVNGKVYTTYEELKAGFAEAVDKDLKKARVDERATKDFKYAVFTQLLKNTNSFMDENSIWGS; this is encoded by the coding sequence GTGAAACATTGTGAAAAAGTGCAGGAGCGAATTCAGAAATATTCGATTCGCAAATTGTCTGTCGGCGTAGGATCGGTGGCCATTGCAGCTTTGATTTTTGGGAGCTCTTTGTCCAGTTCGACTGTTGCTGCGGATGAAGTAGGAGGCGGTGCGACTGCTCGCTATACTTATGTTGAAGAGCAAGAGCTAACAGAGCAGGAAAAAGGGCTGATTAAGCAAGGTCTGCCTGAAAATCTGCAAACAGGGGAAAATTATTACCTGATTTATCGGAAGCAAGATGGGCAAACTGTCTTGCCGAGTACAGGAAATAACGGTCAGCCGCTTCTCAGCCTATTTGCAGGGACGGCTATTTTGGCTGTCTTGGTATTTTCAAGAAAGAAATCTGGCAAATTACTGGGAGTGCTTTTGCTAGGGACCTTGGGACAGACTCTATTACAGTCTCCTCAAGCGTTTGCGCTAGAAAATCGCGAACTGCTTTCTCATAACCGTCAAGTTGCGGTTTCGTCAACAGTTTCTGAAGCGGATCTGACCATTGCAGGCTATGACTACATAGGTTACTTCACTGCTTCAGATTTTCGGACCTTGACAGGAAGCAAGCCGGCCTCCCTGTCAGCTGGTCAAGAAGCTCAAGGGCAAGCAGAATTATCAGAAGTTGCAAAAGAGGACTCTGACTCTATTGATCGAGCTGCTCAGGCAGGGTTGCTGTATCAGCTGAACCCTGCTGCAAATGATTCAGGGCAGTCAGGGAAGTTTCCAGCTCCTCAGCCATCAAATCCAACTACAGAGACGGAAAAAGGGGAAAGCTTACAAGAGCCAGCATTGCCAGAGTACAGCGGCAGCGTTAATGGCCAATCAACTGTGCAAGCAGAAAATCCTAGCTATACAATTTCGGAAGGAACGGCAGGAGATATAGCCCTGGTTGAGCCCGCCCTCCCAGAATACACGGGCGGTGTCAACGGCGAATCGCTAGTTCAAGCGGACAACCCAGTCTATGATGCTCCAGTGGCTACAGTTAGTGACGTGGCCCCAGTTGAGCCAGCATTGCCAGAGTATAGCGGCGGCGTTAATGGGGAATCAGCAGTTCAAGCAGAAAATCCGGTCTACACGGCCCCGATAAGTGTAGTTAGCGATACAGCCCCGGTTGAGCCCGCTCTGCCAGAATATACAGGTGGCGTTAATGGGGAATCAGAAGTTCAAGCGGACAATCCAGTCTATGATGCTCCGGTAGGTACAGCAGGAGACATAGCTCCGGTCCAGCCCGCCCTCCCAGAGTACACCAGTGGTGTCAACGGCGAATCGACAGTGCAACCAGAACTTCCTAGTCTGCATACGGACATCAAGCTAGAAACGATTGAGCCTCAAGTTGTTCACAAGACAGATGATAGCAAGTATCTTGATGAAGAGACTACTGTCGAAGGAACTCCAGGCCAAAAAGAAATTGTAACCAGCTATGAAACCTTAGATGGTAATCGCATATCAGAGCCACGAACAACTGAAAGAATCTTGCATGAAGCAGTTGATACAGTGGTCACTCGGGGTAGCAAGGCTCGCATCAATAAAGAAGAATTGAGCAAGCAGCTGGCTTTAGCAGCGGCTGTGGATCCAGCAGTTTACACCAATCAATCCTACCAGCAGCTGCAAGCAATTAAGAATATGGCTGCGACGGTGTATCAAACTTCGTCGAGTCAAGATGAAGTAGATGCGGGTGTCAACCAACTCAAGCAGGCTTTGGCTGACTTATTAGCCCTTAAAGCAGCCCCGACTCTGACTGTTTCAGCAGTTAAGAAGGATGAATTGCAGAAATCAGTTCAGGTCCAATACCAGCTAACGGACAGAGATCAAGCCTTTACTAATGCTCATGTTCGTCTGAAGAAGGATGGCCAGCTGATAGCAGAGCAGAACTTGGCTGCAGGCCAACTAGCAGCCAACTTCACTGGTTTGGACTACTATACACCTTATAAGATTGAGACGACTCTGTCCTATGACTTAGGAAATGGCCCTGAAAGTCAAGAATTAGCTCAAGAAACAGTCCAGCTGGACCTGAAGAAGGTGGAGCTCAAGTCCATTACTAATGTCGCCTTGATGAAAGTTGAAAATGGTCAGACAAAATTGATGCCTACTCTGGCTGAAAAACCAGCAAATCTGGATCAATATTACCTGCACTTTACATCCGACCAGTTCAAGGACACTGTCCTGCCAGTTACCTCTATCGAGGAAGTGGTTGTTGATAACCAGCCTGTCTTCAAGATCCAGGCTCAGCTGCCAGACTTGCTGCAAAGAAGCGCAACGGGTCTTCAAAATAGCTTTGATTTCTATCTGGAAAAAGCCAAGAAGCGTGAAGGAAATGTCTACTATGACTTCCAAGACCTCTTGGACGGCATCAAGGAAAATCCTTCTGGAACCTTTATTCTGGGTCGCAGTATCAGTGCCAAGTTGATTGATAAACCTGCCAACAGCAAGTCTTACCTGCCAGGCGAGTTCAAAGGTCAGCTACTTGGTGGTCAAAATGGTGAGCGCCATGCGATTTTAGACTTGGCCCATCCTCTATTTGATACGATTACTGGCGGAACGGTCAAGGATATTGACTTTAAGCGAGTCAATATGGTTTATCCAGATTCGCAAGCGGGCGATACTATTGCCACAATTGCTGCCCGATTGAAGAATAATGGGGTGATTGAGAACGTCAATGTCCAAGGTTACTTGGAAGGTCGAGACCATATCGCCGGTCTGGTTAATAATATAGAAGGTCAGTCTCGAGTTGAAAATGTCTCCTTTAAGGGCCGCATTAAGTCCAAGGGTGGAAACTCTGTGACAGGCGGTATCGCAGGAACTAATGCTATGTCCTTGGTGAAACGCGCTTATGTCGAAGCCGATATTTGGGTCAAGAGTGGTCAAAATGCAGGAATGTTAGTTGCTCAAAACTTCACAGACTATTCAGGAAGAGGCTGGGGCAATTGGGGCAGATTGATGCAATCAGTTGCCAAAGGTAAGTTAGAGGATGCAGGCTCAAGAAATTCAGCTGGTATCGCTGCTTCCATTTGGCCGTATGGAACCATCAATGACACAGTCAGCTATGCAACGGTAGTGAACGGTAAAGAGCTCTTTAGCTCAGATAATGAGATTACGGATGCTTGGATGGGGCAAAAACTTCAAAACCTCTTTGGTGTTCAGGGACAAAGCTCTGGAACCAAGACAGGAAAAGATGCTAAGTTCCGTCGCTTGACAGAAGCTGAAGCGGAGCAAAAACTCAAGAGCTATCGGATTACGGCCCTTGAACAAACCAGCGCAAATGAAGTAACAACTGAGAAGCTAAATGCTGCTATCCTGAGAACAAGTGCTTTTCAAGATAAGCCAGGTTACAAGGCAGAAAATGAACAGCTTTATCAGAACCTAGAACGTTTTATGCCTTTCTACAATCAAGAGTTCTTGATTCATGAAGCCAATAAGCTGGTGGATGCTGGTAAGGCGGGCGACCTGTTGACTAAGAAAGTTCTATCAGTTCAAGCCCTGAAAGGCAATCAGTTTGTTGCTGGCGGAACAGATGCGGATAAGATTTTAGTTCATTTTGCAGATGGAAGCAAGACCATCTACAATCTTCAAAATCAAGCACGATTTGAACAGACAGCCCTGCCGGAATATCAGATTGTAGAGCTTGGTACGGTCTATACTCCAAATCACTCAACCGCAGTCAAAGAAGACTTGCTGACTCAGCTGACAGAGAGCTTGAGGAGCTTTGAGCTTTACAGTGATGAAGTCTATCGTTCTGTTGGTCTTCCTAATGATAATGATAGGGTCAACAAAGTGAAGCGCCTTTTCTTGGATGAATCTCTGGCTGAAGTGAAAGCCAACTTGCAGGATATGCTTGGTAAGCTCTTGGCTAATGAATGGACAAGATTCCATGCTGACAATCCAGCAGCCAACGAAGCTCTGAAAGCTAAAATCGAAGAGAACAAGACGGCTATCATGCTCGGTCTGACCTACCTCAACCGTTATTACGATCTCAAGTTTGGTGACTACAATCTCAAGGAGCTGGTGCTCTTCAAACCAGACTTCTATGGTGAAAAAGTACCATTGCTGGATCGCTTGATTAAGATTGGTCGTTCAACAGAAAATCAACTGAAAGGGGCGGATAATGTCAACATGTTTGCCCGTCAGTTGAAAGCTGAATCCAAATCTAGTGATTTGGTGGCTTACTTGGATTACAACCGTCGCCTGCTGACTAACTTTGCGGATATGGATTCTTGGTTCAAGGATGCAACCCGAGGCTTTATTCAGTTTGAAGAACGCCAGTCAGAAGTTGAAGAGATCAAGACAGCTAAGTATCGCGTCTTTGACAACCTCAACTCAGAGTACTTCAGCAACTATATCCTCCCACTTCTAACCTTGAAGAATACGCGTCTAGCGATTCTGTCAAACTATAGCACCATGGCCTTTGTCAACAGAGACAAGCGCCGGTCATGGTCTGATGAACGATTTAATGCGCGCATCAAGGAAGTAGCGACCCAGCATCGAAATCACGTAGACACTTGGTACAAGCTTCTCTCAGATGATATCAAGTCCAGAATGGTCAAGCAAAATGTAACTGCTGTATGGGATGGTTTCGATGTGGAAGGACGTGGCTGGATTGATGTCAACGGAAATGATAATAAGGGCAATCCTTATGCACCATCCCGCGAGTTCTTTAACCTAGTTGGCGGCAGAGCTGGTGGCTGGTACAAGTCAAATGGCTACGGTGCCCATGCTGCTGGTTCGATCCGTGTGAACTTTGAGGCCTTTGACCTCCTGACAGAATACGGTGTGTCCGTCTTCACGCACGAGCTTACCCACGTCAATGACGGCTATATTTATCTGGGCGGACATGGCAGACGACAAGGAATCGGACCAGAAGGCTATGCCCAAGGAATGCTCCAATCACCTGTTCCTGGTCAGCCAGGCTGGGGTGCTCTAGGTCTCAATATGGCCTTTAACCGTCCAAATGATGGTAGTCTCATTTTCAATAGCTCGCCAAGTCTCTTCAAGAACCGAGCAGACATCGACCATTACATGAAGGGATATAATGATACCCTCATGCTGCTGGATTACCTTGAAGGTCAAGCGGTTGTGGCTAAAGGAAATGAAGCCGCAGCTAAATGGTTCAAGAAGGTTGAACCGAAGGTTGTAGATGCTCGAACTCAATATGATGTCGTGAGAGAGTTAACAGCAGAGGAGAAAGCGAATATGTCTGTCTCATCTGTAGATGATTTGGTCGATCAAGGTTTGCTGTCTAACCGTGCGGTTGACAATCGAACTTATAACCCTGCTGACTATGACTCTAGTTACATTGCTATTGACTTTATGACGGGCATCTATGGCGGCGGTCAAAACAATACTGGAGCGCCAGGCGCCTTGATGTTCAAGCATAATACCTTCAGAATCTGGGGTTACTATGGCTATGAAAAAGGCTTCATAAGCTATGCTTCTAATAAACACCGTAAGACAGCCAATGAGCAAGGTGTGACTGGTTTGAGCGACAACTTTATCATCAAGCAAATTTCTGAAGGCAAATTTGAAACCATGGAAGCCTTCAAGAAAGCTTACTTCAGAAAAGTTGTGGATAAAGCACAAACCTCAGGTATTAAGCCAGTGACTGTCAATGGAAAAGTCTATACTACTTATGAAGAGTTGAAAGCTGGCTTTGCAGAAGCTGTTGACAAGGATCTGAAGAAGGCTCGTGTCGATGAACGCGCAACCAAGGACTTCAAGTATGCTGTCTTTACGCAGTTGCTCAAGAACACCAATAGCTTCATGGATGAAAACTCCATTTGGGGTTCCTAA
- a CDS encoding bifunctional hydroxymethylpyrimidine kinase/phosphomethylpyrimidine kinase, producing MKNKLILALSGNDIFSGGGLHADLATYTVNGLHGFVAVTCLTAMTDKGVEVIPVEEEVFAQQLASLKDVPFSAIKIGLLPNLEIAEQALAFVKQHADIPVVLDPVLVCKENHDLEVSALREEIIKFFPYVSIITPNLAEAQLLTQKEIKTLEDMQAAAKELYDLGAKHVVIKGGNRLSKERAVDVYYDGRDFEVMESPVLASNNTGAGCTFASSIASQLLLGKSPLAAVQFSKDFVYRAIQRSDQYGVVQYEK from the coding sequence ATGAAGAATAAGTTGATTTTAGCCCTTTCGGGCAATGATATTTTCAGCGGTGGCGGACTGCATGCCGATCTGGCTACCTATACAGTCAATGGCCTGCATGGTTTCGTAGCTGTGACTTGCCTGACGGCGATGACCGACAAGGGGGTTGAGGTTATTCCAGTTGAGGAAGAGGTTTTTGCCCAGCAGCTAGCCAGTCTCAAGGATGTTCCTTTTTCTGCTATTAAGATAGGACTTTTACCCAATCTGGAAATAGCAGAGCAGGCTTTGGCTTTTGTCAAGCAGCATGCGGACATACCAGTAGTGCTGGATCCTGTTCTGGTCTGCAAGGAAAATCATGATTTGGAGGTCAGTGCGCTGAGAGAAGAAATCATCAAGTTTTTCCCTTATGTCAGCATCATCACACCAAATCTGGCAGAAGCTCAGCTATTGACCCAAAAAGAAATCAAAACTCTAGAGGATATGCAGGCTGCAGCCAAGGAGCTCTATGATTTGGGAGCCAAGCATGTGGTGATTAAGGGCGGCAATCGCTTGAGCAAGGAGCGGGCGGTGGATGTTTACTATGACGGCCGAGATTTTGAGGTCATGGAATCGCCAGTGCTGGCCAGCAACAATACCGGAGCGGGCTGTACATTTGCTTCCAGCATTGCCAGTCAGCTGCTTCTTGGCAAGTCTCCACTTGCAGCAGTTCAATTTTCTAAAGATTTTGTTTACCGAGCGATTCAGCGCTCAGATCAATATGGGGTAGTTCAGTATGAGAAATAA
- the truA gene encoding tRNA pseudouridine(38-40) synthase TruA produces MTRYKAIISYDGYGFAGFQRQPHARSVQEEIEKTLTRINKGHPVVIHGAGRTDSGVHALGQVLHFDLPEERDEEKLRFALDTQTPEDIDFISVERVSDDFHSRYNKHSKTYEFLVDIGRPKNPMMRHYATHYPYPLELSLIEEAITQLEGTHDFTGFTASGTSVEDKIRTITEAKVDYDAERNFLVFTFSGNGFLYKQIRNMVGTLLKIGNKRMPVEQIQRILAEKDRHLAGPTAGPNGLYLKEIRYEE; encoded by the coding sequence ATGACACGATATAAAGCGATTATTTCCTATGATGGTTATGGCTTTGCTGGCTTTCAGCGACAGCCCCATGCCAGAAGTGTTCAGGAAGAGATTGAAAAGACCCTGACCCGTATCAATAAAGGCCATCCTGTGGTGATTCATGGAGCGGGTCGGACAGACAGCGGTGTTCATGCTCTGGGCCAGGTGCTGCATTTTGATTTACCGGAGGAACGGGATGAAGAGAAATTGCGTTTTGCCTTGGACACCCAGACGCCTGAAGATATTGATTTTATCAGTGTGGAGCGGGTATCGGATGATTTTCACTCTCGCTACAATAAGCACAGCAAGACCTATGAGTTTCTAGTTGATATCGGCCGGCCCAAAAATCCCATGATGCGCCATTATGCCACGCATTATCCATATCCTTTGGAGCTGAGTCTGATAGAAGAAGCGATTACTCAGCTGGAGGGGACGCATGATTTTACTGGATTTACGGCTTCGGGGACCAGTGTGGAAGACAAGATTCGGACCATTACCGAGGCCAAGGTTGACTATGATGCAGAACGTAATTTTCTGGTCTTTACTTTTTCGGGCAATGGCTTTCTTTACAAACAGATTCGCAATATGGTCGGTACTCTGCTCAAGATTGGCAACAAGCGTATGCCAGTAGAGCAGATTCAGAGGATATTAGCGGAGAAAGACCGTCATCTGGCGGGGCCAACAGCCGGTCCAAACGGCCTTTATCTAAAGGAGATTCGTTATGAAGAATAA